In the genome of Desulfovibrio desulfuricans, the window CAGCACCAGAAAAGGAATGTAGATGAGAAAGCCGATGGTAAAAGCGGTTTTAAGCTCGCTGATGACATAGGCGGCGGCCAGCAGCATGGTGGGCACTTCCTCCTTGCTGCGCGGCGCTTCCATCTTGCTGATGGAGTAAAAGACAGAGAGATCCTTTTCGCGCGTATGTTTGAACATAAAGGTACGCAAAGGGGCCTGCGCCCTGTCGAGCGCCACCTTGTAGTCGATCTGCTCGGCCAGATAGGGCTGCAGGGCGTTATCATTGATCTGCTTGCCCACGGGGTACATGATGACCACCGTCATAAAAATGGCAAGGCTGGCAAGAATCTGGGTGGGGGGCAACTGCTGCACGCCCATGGCCTGCCGCAGAAAGCTGAAAACAATGATGATGCGGGTAAAACTGGTGACCGTAAGCATGATGGCCGGAGCAACGGAAAGCACGGTGAGCAGGAAGAGAATTTCCAGCAACACCGAAACTTTTTCCGGCGATTGCGCTCCACCGGCCAGGGTGAGCTGCATTGTGGGCATGGCCAGATCCTGAGCCGCAAGGGCCAGAACCGGCATAAGGAGGATGAAGAGGCTAGCTGCCGCCAGCGCCGCGACGGGCTTCTTCCATGATCTGTTTGAAATCGGCGTTTTCTGGCTCATGCTGTGCCTGCTCCTCTGTCAGAAGGGTAATCTGCTGGTCGGTAACGCCCAGCAGCAACCTTCTATTCAAGAAGCGTACCACCATCAAGCCTTTACGCGGCCCAAGCGGGAGCTGGGCCTCCATGACCAGGGCATCGCGCGGAAGCGCCCCCGGACGCGGCAGAAAATTGAACTTGCCGAAACGGCGGGCCAGCCATACGGCCAGCCACAGCACGGCCACCAGCAAAAACAGAATGCCCACGGCCTGTATGTAGCTGCCCCACGAAAAGGACGACTGCCCAAGCGTTGAAGCCGGTTCCGCCAGCGAGGCAGCGGCCTGCTCCGTAGCAATGCCCACGCTTTGCGCGGCCTGCGCGGCCATGTC includes:
- the fliP gene encoding flagellar type III secretion system pore protein FliP (The bacterial flagellar biogenesis protein FliP forms a type III secretion system (T3SS)-type pore required for flagellar assembly.) gives rise to the protein MPVLALAAQDLAMPTMQLTLAGGAQSPEKVSVLLEILFLLTVLSVAPAIMLTVTSFTRIIIVFSFLRQAMGVQQLPPTQILASLAIFMTVVIMYPVGKQINDNALQPYLAEQIDYKVALDRAQAPLRTFMFKHTREKDLSVFYSISKMEAPRSKEEVPTMLLAAAYVISELKTAFTIGFLIYIPFLVLDMVISSVLLAMGMMMLPPMMVSMPFKLLLFVMVDGWNLLVGSLVNSFLL
- the fliO gene encoding flagellar biosynthetic protein FliO, producing the protein MASLPVLLAAADGGLSGSAVRGVVTSGAQGSAAAVPPGLEQTVAAAAQQMLHGLDMAAQAAQSVGIATEQAAASLAEPASTLGQSSFSWGSYIQAVGILFLLVAVLWLAVWLARRFGKFNFLPRPGALPRDALVMEAQLPLGPRKGLMVVRFLNRRLLLGVTDQQITLLTEEQAQHEPENADFKQIMEEARRGAGGS